The genomic segment TCACCATCAGGTGAGGCCCGTCGCTGTCGGCTCGACCTGCGTCCGCACGCTTGACCGTAGTTGCGCGTGTGTGCCCACCAGCATCACCGCCACAGCCGCCAGCATCGGCGCGGCCGGCATCCCTCAGGCGGGCCTGGTTACCATGGTGATCGTGCTCACCTCCGTGGGCCTGCCCCCCGACGACATCACGCTCATCGTGGCCATCGATTGGATCCTGTAGGTCATCAGTGACCCCTCTGTGTCATTACACGCACGTGTATTTCCGTACGCGTGCATATTCTCGTCTCCCTTTAGTAACGTGGGCGACGCGCCGTCGCATCTGCCGCTCATGtgacgtgtgcgtgcgtgtgtgggcACGCAGGGATCGATTTCGCACCATGATCAACGTGCTGGGCGACGCGCTGGCGGCGGGCATCATCGCACACCTGTGTCGCAAGGACTTCCCCCTCAGCGGCGAGGGAAaggtacacacacaatttCCACCGAATTGCCAGGTGTCTGGCAAAACTTTTATGAGTTCCACATTTGAACCCAAAAAACAAGCACACGCCAAACCAAGCCACCACCCattgcaaattttaaaattgaatgtacaatattatattttcctaattgaacccccaacacacacacacacacacacacttgacgAGGAATGATGAAAGATCCGTCtggaaaaatgaatttgatagCAGGCTAATGGCGAAAGGCCGGCTCTTTTCCCGCAGACCGTCCCGTCGTACGGCACACACGAGTGCAGCAACGGCGCCCAGCACGTGGACGTGCCTTtgacacacgtacacacgcaTGGAGACGGTGACGCGGCATTTGAGAGGCACGCGCACACAGTCTACTACAACATCTGccaggtgtgagtgcgaacgCGGTTAGCCGCTGTTACCGCGGCGACATGAACATTCCAACGACCTCCGTGTCACCCGAGCAATCTTCTGggtgtgtgcgcatgcgcaggtCTAGCCACTGACCACGCAAGATGGTCGCGTCTCTTCTGACAACGAGTGAGCGTCATTGTTGGCGGCAGTGGCCAGGGCGCACGCTGTCGTGCATCTCTTGGGGCCCATTCTTGAGCTTTGGCGCTTTACTTCCCGTTTCCATGTCAATGTCGACAAAGCAACTCACACGTCAACCCTCGCATTGATTTTCTTAGTATTAGTTTGTGCCAGGGTTATTTTAGGTCACGAAAACAAAGTAACTCAAATTGACATTGAAAACATTGAATTTTtgttcatggaaaaaaaaaaaaacgttctcaaaaatgaaaactaacTGACACGTTCTATGTtcacaaaagtaaaaagtaaTATTAATCGTAGCGAAAATTGAGTCGTTAATGCACGAGCTTGGActtgatttaaaatgtgttcGTTTCGGTATTACTGCACGGATGAAGAATGTTCAAGCTGTGACTGGGGAGTTCTCGCAAATTACGTCAACTTGCAAGCTAATTGAAGCACCACCGGATGACGTTGCGCCTCGGCGACGAATTTTCTTCTTGGCCCAAATTGCTCCCTGGCTTTTGTCGATGAACTGAGCCGGAAATGTAACGCTCGCTATGAAGtgcaaagaaatgttttacTCAAATTTGGAAGAAATATCGACAGTATCCCGAAAAAATTGTGGAAGTGGGTTTGATCCAAGGCACAAATCCACGTTGTCACTTGGCCAACAAGGCTTCCTTGCTGTTTGCCAAGGCTTGACGTGCATCCAACTTCGCCTCTCAAGTTAATGATGCGATTCAGTCTGCGGACAAGTACCTGGATTATCACGTTTTGTCGGACTTTGACGACACGATATTGCATGCTGTTTTAATCTTTCACACAatttagcaatttttttttaaaaagacaaactaaaacgcCATGTTATTGACAAAACTCaaactaataaaaaattaaCTAAGCCACCCTGAAAACGAACTAAATTTAAATCTCAAAACGATAAAATTCCATTACTATATAGCCCTTGAAAACCCAAACTCGTGCACGAAATCAAAACTACCTAAAATGACAATTGCACAATTTGTAGCAGACCTGTGTATGCGGCTTTGCATTTGCTGcatttgtaaaatgacaattgcACAATTTGAAGCAGGCCTGTGTGCGGCTTTGCGTTTACTGCATTTGTCTGCCTTAATGTCGGGGTCTTCCGTCTGCCAAGTTTTCAACTCATATTGACTTTTTCTAcgcatttttaaatgactgtACTGATGATGCTGTATGACATTAAAAGATTTTGTAACACGCTTTGGCAACgttttttcttgatttggaCTTTTCCTCCGCATTTTTGCAGCTGTCGACAAAGGCTTAACGCCTTAGTGGCATTTAGCCTGTAGGGGGCGCTCAAAGGTCAATGATGACCCATTTAACGACGTTGCCTGCCGGCTGGTATTTTGAGGAGTCGATTTGCTTCAAGCCGTCGCGCTGACGTTAATACCACCAATTTTAGATGGTTCCTTCACCATAcgcttctttttattttatttttaacttttatcCATACGCTTCTTTTACATGTCCAAGTGAGCACCTCGGAGGTTCAGCGGCAGATGGTGGCGGTGGCCATTCACCCCAAAAAGGATTTTGATTTCCGTCGCCGCGTTGCCTTGCTTTTAGGTTCGGCAACCGCGGATCAGATGGGGGCCCTCTTAGTCTTCTCATTTTTGCCAGTAGGAACGTTTCCTCCTCCACCCTGCAGTCTCCTAACTTTTCAAACCCCAGTTTCTATTTTTCCAACTAAAAGCTCACAATTGGCTTTTGTTGCAACATCAATCCCTAATGTACCCGTTTGGGGAGCCTTTTTCCATTTGAGTCAATGTGCAAAATGGACTTCTGTGAGGTTGATCACGTGACATCTGTTTGTTGtccaaaaagaagcaaaatctGAAAACATCGCTGTTTTCTTATTCATAGTAGGAAAGGAAAGCAAGTGGAGATTTTGCCATGGCAAGTGGGTGGTGGGCATGATCGGCAAAGGTCACCTCCAGGAGGTCACCGCCTATCAAGCGGCAAAGGTGAACGTCGCCACACTCACCTCGGTCAAAAGCACTCCTTTTGTCCGAGTAAAAGACCTAAACGTCCTTTCTTGGCACAGAGATTCCGCGAGAACGCCAGTGTTGTCCAAACGAAGCTCTTCTCCTTCGTTCCTTGGGACAAAGGTGGTAGCAAAAGCACTACTTTGTACTTTACTTTGCCTGAATTTTCAGCTTTCTCTTTATTTGGACTTTTCCTCAGCGGTTCTGTGGCTGTCGGCCAAGTGTATTATGGGATGCAGCAAAGGTGAGTTACTTCATTCCGGGCATGCGTTTGCTATCTGGTAACCAGGTGCAAACAGCAGCTGGTGCAAACAGCAGCTGGTGCAGCTCAGCGCAGCAACGGTTTTCCCGTCATTGCTCGTGAAAATCAGCGAAGGCAGGAAACCACATGTGGTCTTTTTTCTGCAATGAAGCAATCCTGCTCGCTGGCATTGCCTTGCGCCGGCCAACTTTGTTAATCCAGCACACCTGAGCCCACGCCAGCGACATCGTGCAAGTCTGaaaacgcgcacacacacacacaccaaagtaTTGTAGTGAATTTTCTTCGGTGGTCAGCTGTTTTTCGGGAACACGCTGTGGAAGGTGGCTAGCTCGGGGAAGGAAAAACTTCAGTGACACACGGGTGATtgggaaaagattttattcaaccaatGTCAAACTGAAGTGCCTCACGCCCAGAAAAAAGGTTGAGTCTTCCAGTCTCCATCCTTTATACCGATGGCTACTGGTAACCCGCTAGTCCATCCTGCTGACCCTATACTGTCTTCCTAGGATTCTTTCCTGACTACATCAACCTGTTTTCTTTATACCTTCTGGCGCCAGTAAGTCTACATTCCTGGAGCCAGGCGCTGACATCCCATACCAGGCACCGATATCTCATACGACTTGACCAGTGCCCAACCTGATATGCAAACCAGGCCTTAAGAGTAGAATATACATAGAATAAGAGCAGAATGAACATATACTAATGAAAATATACTACAGTAGCATTGCCTTGAATTTGCGTCACACAAAAGGAAATGGAACATCTTGCTCGCTGTCAAACAACGCTGCTGAGCCATTTGCGCTTGCAACAAAGCAAAAGGAGCAACGACGACACCCATTTCCCTCTAATGTCATGAGGtattgacttaaaaaaaagtcaaactacTTTCTTTCAGGCATTGTGCCAATATGTTAAAAATTAGGTTGAATCGTTGATTTGTACTTTTTATGGCTGTATTGTGACTGCGGCacatgatttttgtttggcaCTCCACCCTTGATGTATGCATGCCTAAGTCAAACCCCCCAGCCAATAGGCAACAAGCCGGATGTAATGACAGCAATGTGagtgacgatgatgatgaaggcCTTTTACCTGGAGAAGCAGCAGCCCTCCAGCGAGGCCGCCCACCATCCTGGCGTTTTGCTTGAGCCACCGAGCAATCTTGTCCAAACATCCGTCCAGGAAGACGCCCTGCTGGGCCAGCGACCGCTCCTGCCGCTGGGTCCCAAAGCCGCACATGGTGTTCAGCACCAACTGGTGAGGACACACATAGATCTTTCAGAAGATCGGGCTTGAGGAGCAGCCCTGAGGAACTGTTCAAAGGACCGGGCCCGAGGACCGGGCTTGAGGAGTAGCCGTAGGGACTTGCTCTAAGAATTTCTGTACGAGACCCTCCCTCGCTCTTCTTTTCAGCTCAAACAAGAAGTGGAAGCACAAGCACTCTCTCACGCGGTCTGCCCACCCTCTTTCTCCGCTTCCCATGCTTTCTTACGTTCACTCCCCCCGCCCACCCTCGTCCGACCCTCCGGTTTCACTCCACTTCCAGCCAGCCGTGTCCTCACTATGGGTCTACTTTCTGGGACGGAGTGACATAAGAGGGAGTGAGCAATTGAGTGAGTGACCTGGTTGCCGGGGGCCATGCAACAGGAGAAGGGAACGCTGCAGGCCTCCACGCTGGGATTGGCGTCGGAGCAATCAAAGTAGACATTCCTGGACCAGTCCCGGTAGCCCTCCACG from the Syngnathus acus chromosome 4, fSynAcu1.2, whole genome shotgun sequence genome contains:
- the zgc:113223 gene encoding tetraspanin-33 isoform X5 — translated: MRGYRVVKYLLFILCYVFWVLSAVLIAVGIYAKVAKEKDVVDTLTLDPALLLMVIGSLTFFITFLGCLGALRNVTCLLKTFVCILALLLLLQLTTGVAAYLFTDTVMERTERLMMTSIVGYREDRDLENAIDFVQKKFQCCGVEGYRDWSRNVYFDCSDANPSVEACSVPFSCCMAPGNQLVLNTMCGFGTQRQERSLAQQGVFLDGCLDKIARWLKQNARMVGGLAGGLLLLQTCTMSLAWAQVCWINKVGRRKAMPASRIASLQKKDHMWFPAFADFHEQ